The Oreochromis niloticus isolate F11D_XX linkage group LG2, O_niloticus_UMD_NMBU, whole genome shotgun sequence genome includes a region encoding these proteins:
- the tmem216 gene encoding transmembrane protein 216 — protein MAPGSQPILSSAPLQVLFYLNSWYFAAFYLAEVLMFIYKGVLLPYPSDNLVLDVVLLLLFLALEILRIFYGWKGNLCERSLASCMSLFVLLPCTALAVYYLLLQTFVLRLEFLLNAVLLCFYGLEFLLGLISISAFSRAKVY, from the exons GGAGCCAACCAATC ctcTCGTCCGCTCCTCTGCAGGTGCTGTTCTACCTGAACAGCTGGTACTTTGCTGCCTTCTACCTGGCCGAGGTCCTCATGTTCATCTATAAAG GAGTTTTGTTGCCGTACCCGTCAGATAACCTGGTTCTGGACgtcgtgctgctgctgcttttcctcGCTCTTGAGATTCTGCGGATCTTTTACG GCTGGAAGGGAAACCTGTGCGAGCGCTCTCTGGCTTCCTGCATGTCGCTCTTTGTCCTGCTCCCCTGCACCGCGCTCGCCGTGTACTACCTTCTGCTGCAGACTTTCGTCCTACGCCTCGAGTTCCTGCTCAACGCCGTGCTGCTCTGCTTCTACGGCCTCGAGTTCCTGCTCGGGCTCATCTCCATATCCGCCTTCTCCAG GGCCAAAGTGTACTGA